A genome region from Flavobacterium sp. CFS9 includes the following:
- a CDS encoding TonB-dependent receptor has protein sequence MKKIYLVITLLFLALSGYAQKAIISGKVLDTDDKLPLPGAMIQIVGENKYTVTDYNGHFELLSINAGTYQLQVKYIGYTALTKEITVEHGKNNVIDFALKTSGTELNEVVVGDILKGQAKALNQQKNNKNIGNVISSDQMGRFPDANVGDALKRVPGITMQNDQGEARNIIIRGLAPSLNSVTLNGDRIPSAEGDNRNVQMDLIPSDMISTIEVNKTLTPDMDADAIGGSVNLITRATPNGERISATLAGGYLPIREHASYTAGLVYGNRFLDNKLGAVFSGSYNNVNYGSDNIENEWVKDKFGNEYLQASEIRKYDVQRIRRSGSVALDYKFDENNTIFANAIYNWRDDRENRFRTTYDDIQPVYNGEQITAFKGRVKRQTKGGVDNNRNKNSRLEDQRVQNYSIRGEHLINSKLDLDWSANYAKAREYRPGERYIEYRQKGLDLTQNLSDIEFPLITTSGESLDKFKFQTATENTNETSESEFGAKINIRFPFTIIPSQKGRLRTGLRLRLKEKERNNNFFAYTPINTDMALLSQIPNSFYDGQNFNPGSKYVPGSFASANFLGGLDLNNAALFNKKADPSEFLAVNFNAKENIYAAYVRWDQDFNDKLSMVLGFRVENTRIDYTGNRVLDEEKLESQINTTNSYTNLLPSISFQYNATKDLVLRAAATTALARPDYYALAPYVNNIAAEKEITAGNPDLDATYSYNYDFMAENYFKSVGLISGGVFYKKLENFIYNYSDNQYTAAKFAADFPNQANPIPAGENWSFLQSRNGDTVDVYGFEVAFQRQLDFLPGKFLKGFGIYLNYTYTKSKAKGIADEEGNERNNISLPGTTPHMFNGSLSWENKRFSARISTNFTSDYLDELGSESYKDSYYDKQFFLDANASFKITPKLRLFAEANNLTNQPLRYYQGVQAHTKQAEYYQARYNFGLKLDL, from the coding sequence ATGAAAAAAATTTATTTAGTAATTACACTTCTGTTTTTAGCCTTGTCAGGTTATGCTCAAAAGGCTATAATCTCAGGAAAAGTGCTGGATACAGATGACAAACTTCCTTTACCGGGAGCAATGATTCAGATTGTAGGCGAGAACAAATACACTGTTACAGATTACAACGGTCATTTCGAATTGCTTAGCATAAATGCAGGAACCTACCAGTTACAGGTAAAATATATAGGATACACAGCTCTCACAAAAGAAATTACAGTTGAACATGGTAAAAACAACGTAATTGATTTTGCGCTTAAAACTTCGGGAACTGAATTGAACGAAGTTGTGGTGGGTGACATCTTAAAAGGTCAAGCCAAGGCTTTAAACCAACAAAAAAACAATAAAAACATTGGAAACGTAATCTCTTCTGACCAAATGGGACGTTTTCCGGATGCCAACGTTGGGGATGCCTTAAAACGTGTTCCGGGAATCACGATGCAAAACGATCAGGGTGAAGCCCGTAACATTATTATTCGTGGACTTGCTCCGTCATTGAACTCTGTTACCTTAAACGGAGACCGAATTCCATCAGCTGAAGGAGACAACAGAAATGTACAAATGGATTTGATTCCGTCTGATATGATTTCGACAATTGAAGTCAACAAAACCCTAACTCCCGATATGGATGCTGATGCTATTGGGGGTTCTGTAAATCTGATCACAAGAGCTACACCAAACGGAGAAAGAATTTCTGCGACATTAGCCGGAGGTTACTTACCAATTCGTGAACATGCCTCTTATACAGCCGGATTAGTTTATGGAAACCGCTTTTTAGACAATAAACTGGGAGCAGTTTTTAGCGGATCTTATAACAATGTGAATTACGGATCTGATAATATTGAAAACGAATGGGTAAAAGATAAATTCGGAAATGAGTACTTACAGGCATCCGAGATCAGAAAATATGATGTACAGCGTATTCGCCGCAGCGGATCTGTGGCATTAGATTATAAATTTGATGAAAATAATACCATTTTTGCCAATGCCATTTACAACTGGAGAGACGATAGAGAAAATCGTTTCAGAACTACCTATGATGATATTCAGCCTGTTTATAATGGTGAACAAATTACAGCTTTCAAAGGTCGTGTAAAACGCCAAACCAAAGGCGGAGTTGATAATAATCGAAATAAAAACAGCCGATTAGAAGATCAGCGTGTTCAGAATTACTCGATTCGCGGGGAACATTTAATCAACTCTAAACTCGATTTAGACTGGTCTGCCAACTATGCAAAAGCCAGAGAATATCGTCCTGGAGAGCGTTATATCGAATACCGTCAGAAAGGTTTGGACTTAACTCAGAATCTATCCGATATCGAATTTCCTTTAATCACAACCAGTGGAGAGTCTTTAGACAAATTCAAGTTCCAAACGGCTACCGAAAATACAAATGAAACCAGTGAAAGTGAATTTGGAGCAAAAATTAATATCCGTTTCCCTTTTACTATTATCCCATCTCAAAAAGGTAGATTAAGAACCGGGCTCCGTCTTCGATTGAAAGAAAAAGAAAGAAACAACAATTTCTTTGCCTACACACCAATCAATACTGATATGGCTTTACTGTCGCAGATTCCAAACAGTTTCTATGACGGTCAAAACTTTAATCCGGGTAGTAAATATGTTCCGGGTAGTTTTGCTTCGGCTAACTTTTTAGGAGGTTTAGATTTAAACAATGCTGCTTTATTCAACAAAAAAGCAGATCCATCAGAATTCTTAGCGGTAAATTTCAATGCCAAAGAAAACATTTATGCCGCTTATGTAAGATGGGATCAGGATTTTAACGATAAACTCTCTATGGTTTTAGGTTTTCGTGTAGAAAACACTCGTATTGATTATACCGGAAATCGTGTTTTGGATGAAGAAAAATTAGAAAGTCAAATTAATACGACCAACTCTTATACTAATCTATTGCCAAGTATCTCATTCCAATACAACGCTACCAAAGACTTAGTTTTAAGAGCTGCCGCCACGACAGCTTTAGCCAGACCGGACTATTATGCTCTGGCTCCGTATGTAAACAATATTGCTGCCGAAAAAGAAATTACAGCCGGAAATCCGGATCTTGATGCTACTTACTCGTACAATTATGATTTCATGGCCGAAAACTATTTCAAGTCTGTCGGATTAATTTCAGGAGGTGTTTTCTATAAAAAACTCGAAAATTTCATTTACAATTATAGCGACAACCAATACACTGCTGCAAAATTTGCTGCTGATTTCCCAAACCAGGCAAATCCAATTCCGGCAGGTGAAAATTGGTCGTTTTTACAATCCAGAAACGGAGATACGGTTGATGTTTACGGCTTTGAAGTCGCTTTTCAGCGTCAGTTGGATTTCCTTCCGGGTAAATTCCTAAAAGGATTTGGTATTTATCTGAATTACACCTACACCAAATCTAAAGCAAAAGGAATCGCTGATGAAGAGGGTAACGAAAGAAACAATATCAGTCTTCCGGGAACTACTCCACATATGTTTAACGGTTCTTTATCGTGGGAAAACAAACGTTTCTCTGCCCGAATTTCAACCAATTTCACTTCAGATTATTTAGATGAATTGGGTTCAGAATCTTATAAAGACAGTTATTACGACAAACAATTTTTCTTAGACGCAAACGCTTCTTTTAAAATTACACCAAAGCTTCGTCTTTTTGCTGAAGCCAATAACTTAACCAATCAGCCTTTGCGTTACTATCAGGGAGTTCAGGCACATACCAAACAAGCTGAGTACTATCAGGCCCGATACAATTTTGGTTTGAAACTTGACTTGTAA